In the Mycolicibacter sp. MU0102 genome, one interval contains:
- a CDS encoding Acg family FMN-binding oxidoreductase: MDEQLAGYPDAAAVRETIRTALVLAARAPSVHNSQPWRWRVDPTPSSPRLDLYVESDLQLRNVDPDGRGMILSCGAALHHCVVAFAALGQQVKVRRLPDPGHPDLLASIELCPPGPQADLSQVDVALAAAIPRRRTDRRNFSGWPVAGADIALMGARAARAGVMLRQVDALDRLNAVVARAVFEHRTDYEYLAELATWSGRYGSVAGVPAHSVPAPDAGAPIPGRFFAGPALAQPPGAVPAEDRAVMLALGTETDDRLAQLRSGEATSVVLLTATALGLASCPVTEPLEIAETRAAVRRDVFGTSGYPQMLLRVGWAPINADPLPATPRRFLNDTVQWLAADVREAEPRAADGLALYA, encoded by the coding sequence GTGGATGAACAGCTCGCGGGTTACCCGGACGCCGCGGCCGTCCGGGAGACCATCCGAACCGCACTAGTGCTGGCAGCACGGGCGCCGTCGGTGCACAATTCCCAACCCTGGCGCTGGCGGGTGGACCCGACGCCGTCCTCGCCCCGGCTGGACCTGTACGTCGAGTCCGATCTGCAGTTGCGCAATGTCGACCCCGACGGTCGGGGCATGATCTTGAGCTGCGGCGCGGCATTGCATCACTGCGTGGTCGCCTTCGCCGCGCTGGGCCAACAGGTCAAGGTTCGTCGGCTACCCGACCCGGGCCACCCCGACCTGCTGGCCTCGATCGAGCTGTGCCCGCCGGGTCCGCAAGCCGATCTCTCCCAGGTCGACGTCGCGCTGGCGGCGGCGATCCCGCGGCGGCGCACCGACCGGCGGAACTTCAGCGGCTGGCCGGTGGCCGGCGCCGACATCGCATTGATGGGCGCGCGTGCCGCCCGGGCGGGCGTGATGCTGCGCCAAGTCGACGCCCTGGACCGGCTGAACGCGGTGGTGGCCCGCGCGGTGTTCGAGCACCGCACCGATTACGAGTACCTCGCCGAGTTGGCGACCTGGAGCGGACGCTACGGGTCGGTGGCCGGCGTTCCGGCGCACAGTGTTCCAGCACCCGATGCCGGCGCCCCGATTCCGGGCCGGTTCTTCGCCGGGCCGGCACTGGCCCAGCCGCCGGGTGCCGTCCCGGCCGAGGACCGTGCCGTGATGCTGGCGCTGGGCACCGAGACCGACGACCGGCTGGCGCAGCTGCGATCCGGGGAGGCCACCAGCGTGGTGCTGCTGACCGCGACCGCGTTGGGGCTGGCCAGCTGCCCGGTCACCGAGCCGCTGGAGATCGCCGAGACCCGCGCCGCGGTGCGCCGCGACGTATTCGGAACCAGCGGTTATCCGCAGATGCTGCTGCGGGTGGGCTGGGCGCCGATCAATGCCGATCCGCTGCCGGCAACCCCGCGGCGCTTCCTCAACGACACCGTCCAGTGGCTGGCCGCCGACGTCCGCGAGGCCGAACCGCGAGCCGCCGACGGGCTGGCGCTCTACGCCTGA
- a CDS encoding nitric-oxide reductase large subunit, which produces MSTDATQVGPPTTESGRAGALVGKGWAQGVALVMIFGFLVMGILAYRTYTASMPMPDKVVTESGQQLFSGVDITRGQQLFQARGLMQYGSVLGHGAYLGPDYTAEYLRLATEDVADQFKAQGVTNPHDDVVAEFRTNRYNADTKTLVFTDKQVQAFNDIEEHYAGYFGEASTKYGLLPHMITEPSEIRDLTSFFAWTAWAAAADRPGHNYSYTNNWPSEPRVDNGPTGSVVVWSVLSLIMLLGGIGIMFTVYGRWSQNIGWHGTEMTKLHFRQPGEVPLTRSQRAAIWIFAVVAVLFLAQVLLGGAVEHYRADLSEFYGIDLAKILPYNLARTWHLQLSLFWTAAAFLAGGIFLVPFITRREPGKQSVLVYGLLGALAVVVFGSLAFEALSIFGVIKPGTLFSQQWEFLDLPRLFQVLLIVGLFLWIIIIWRGMRAKLATTSKMNLPWMFFFTGLAIPTFYAASLLAGSETHFSVADFWRFWMVHLWVEDFLELFTTAMVAYIFVQLGVVRERVALLVIFLDIILYSAGGVIGTMHHLYFSGTPVEHMALGAFFSAAEVIPLTFLTVEAWAFLQLGARQEAGEQNNFPARWAVMFLVAVGFWNFLGAGIFGFLINLPVVSYYEIGTALTANHAHAAMFGVYGMLAVALAMFAFRYVIPADKWPNKLARISFWGMNIGLAWMVFVTLLPLGVLQLFHSVNAGYFEARSLGYITQPGNALLEWMRLPGDAILIGAGVVPFVWISLIALRNFRSGETVDELPENPLYVEVPADSAAAGKD; this is translated from the coding sequence ATGAGCACCGATGCGACACAAGTGGGCCCGCCCACCACCGAATCCGGCCGTGCCGGGGCGCTGGTCGGCAAGGGCTGGGCGCAGGGCGTTGCCCTGGTCATGATCTTCGGTTTCCTGGTGATGGGCATCCTGGCCTATCGCACGTACACGGCGTCAATGCCGATGCCGGACAAGGTCGTTACCGAATCCGGCCAGCAACTTTTCTCCGGTGTCGACATCACCCGCGGCCAGCAGCTCTTTCAGGCCCGCGGCCTCATGCAGTACGGCTCGGTGCTGGGCCACGGCGCCTATCTGGGCCCGGACTACACCGCCGAATATCTGCGGCTGGCCACCGAAGACGTCGCCGATCAGTTCAAGGCGCAGGGCGTGACGAACCCGCACGACGACGTGGTCGCCGAGTTCCGGACCAACCGCTATAACGCGGACACCAAGACACTGGTGTTCACCGACAAACAGGTTCAGGCGTTCAACGACATCGAGGAGCACTACGCCGGCTACTTCGGCGAAGCCTCCACCAAGTACGGCCTGCTGCCGCACATGATCACCGAGCCCAGCGAGATCCGCGATCTGACCTCGTTCTTCGCCTGGACCGCGTGGGCGGCCGCCGCTGATCGCCCCGGCCACAACTACAGCTACACCAACAACTGGCCCTCGGAGCCCCGTGTCGACAACGGGCCTACCGGATCGGTGGTGGTCTGGTCGGTGCTTTCGCTGATCATGCTGTTGGGCGGCATCGGCATCATGTTCACCGTCTACGGCCGCTGGAGCCAGAACATCGGCTGGCACGGCACCGAGATGACCAAGCTGCACTTTCGCCAGCCCGGCGAGGTGCCGCTGACCCGTTCGCAGCGTGCCGCGATCTGGATCTTCGCGGTGGTCGCGGTGCTGTTCTTGGCCCAAGTCCTGCTCGGCGGCGCCGTCGAGCACTACCGGGCGGATCTGTCGGAGTTCTACGGGATCGACCTCGCGAAGATCCTCCCCTACAACCTGGCCCGAACCTGGCACCTGCAGCTGTCACTGTTCTGGACCGCGGCGGCGTTCTTGGCCGGTGGAATCTTCTTGGTGCCCTTCATCACCCGCCGCGAACCCGGCAAGCAGTCAGTCCTGGTGTACGGATTGCTCGGCGCGCTGGCCGTGGTGGTCTTCGGTTCGCTGGCCTTCGAGGCGCTGTCGATCTTCGGGGTGATCAAGCCGGGCACCTTGTTCTCCCAGCAGTGGGAGTTCCTGGACCTGCCGCGACTGTTCCAGGTGCTGCTGATCGTCGGGCTGTTCTTGTGGATCATCATCATCTGGCGTGGCATGCGCGCGAAGCTGGCCACCACCTCGAAGATGAACCTGCCCTGGATGTTCTTCTTCACCGGCCTGGCCATCCCCACGTTCTATGCGGCCAGCCTGCTGGCCGGCAGTGAGACGCACTTCTCGGTCGCAGACTTCTGGCGGTTCTGGATGGTGCACCTGTGGGTGGAGGACTTCCTGGAGCTGTTCACCACCGCGATGGTGGCCTACATCTTCGTCCAGCTCGGGGTGGTGCGTGAGCGCGTCGCGCTGCTGGTCATCTTCCTCGACATCATCTTGTACTCCGCCGGCGGCGTGATCGGCACCATGCACCACCTGTACTTCTCCGGCACACCGGTGGAGCACATGGCATTGGGCGCGTTCTTCTCGGCCGCCGAGGTCATCCCCCTGACATTCCTGACCGTGGAGGCCTGGGCCTTCCTGCAACTGGGCGCCCGTCAGGAAGCCGGTGAGCAGAACAACTTCCCGGCCCGCTGGGCGGTGATGTTCCTGGTCGCCGTGGGATTCTGGAACTTCTTGGGCGCAGGCATCTTCGGCTTCCTGATCAACCTGCCGGTGGTGTCCTACTACGAGATCGGCACGGCACTGACCGCCAACCACGCACACGCCGCGATGTTCGGGGTCTACGGCATGCTTGCGGTCGCCCTGGCGATGTTCGCCTTCCGCTACGTGATCCCGGCGGACAAGTGGCCGAACAAGTTGGCCCGGATCTCGTTCTGGGGCATGAACATCGGACTGGCCTGGATGGTGTTCGTCACCCTGTTGCCGCTGGGGGTGCTGCAATTGTTCCACTCGGTCAACGCCGGCTACTTCGAGGCGCGTTCGCTGGGTTACATCACCCAGCCCGGCAACGCACTGCTGGAATGGATGCGCCTGCCCGGTGACGCGATCCTGATCGGTGCCGGTGTGGTGCCGTTCGTCTGGATCTCCTTGATTGCGCTGCGCAACTTCCGCTCCGGCGAGACTGTCGACGAACTGCCGGAGAACCCGCTCTACGTCGAGGTGCCGGCGGACTCCGCGGCCGCAGGTAAGGACTGA
- a CDS encoding ComF family protein, whose translation MLDAVLPLQCGGCGAPGTRWCAVCAAQLAVGPDEPRVIAPRLDPQVPVFALGRYAGARRRAIVAVKERGRSDLVAPLAAAVGAALQRLLCWQLVDLPLTIIPAPTRRSAARQRGGDPVTRIAAAVAAGQVGVTVAPALRMRALTRDSVGLGSSARERNIAGRVLLRRGGLAGFSALGDVLVVDDVVTTGATLAESVRVLNQTGVRVSAALVIASV comes from the coding sequence GTGCTTGACGCGGTGCTTCCCCTGCAGTGCGGGGGCTGCGGTGCCCCCGGAACCCGATGGTGCGCGGTCTGCGCCGCGCAGCTGGCGGTCGGGCCGGACGAACCGCGGGTGATCGCCCCGCGGCTGGATCCGCAGGTCCCGGTGTTCGCCCTGGGCCGCTATGCCGGGGCTCGCCGGCGAGCGATTGTCGCGGTCAAAGAACGCGGACGCAGCGACCTCGTCGCGCCCCTGGCAGCGGCGGTGGGGGCGGCGCTGCAGCGGCTGCTGTGCTGGCAGCTGGTGGACCTGCCCCTGACGATCATCCCGGCGCCCACCCGGCGCAGCGCCGCTCGACAGCGCGGGGGTGACCCGGTCACGCGGATCGCCGCGGCGGTCGCGGCGGGCCAGGTCGGCGTGACGGTGGCGCCGGCGTTGCGGATGCGGGCGCTGACCCGCGACTCGGTCGGTCTGGGCAGCAGCGCCCGGGAACGCAACATAGCCGGCCGAGTCCTGCTACGCAGGGGCGGGCTGGCGGGTTTCTCCGCACTGGGTGATGTCCTGGTCGTCGACGACGTCGTGACCACCGGGGCCACCCTGGCCGAGTCGGTTCGGGTGCTAAATCAGACCGGTGTGCGGGTATCTGCCGCGCTTGTGATCGCTTCGGTATGA
- a CDS encoding GAF domain-containing sensor histidine kinase, translated as MTDDAPEEGPNPLRDKLSHLQLRELLVGVQDRVQQIVEGRDRLDGLLAAMLAVTSGLELDETLRTIVQTATNLVDAKYGALEVHDRHRRMQQFVYEGIDDDTFVKIGRLPQQVGVVGLLIDEPQTLRLDDLSKHPASIGFPPHHPLMRTFLGVPVGVGGEVVGNLYLAEKANGQPFSEDDEVLVQALAAAAGIAIANARLYAQAKARQSWIESTHGIATELLSGTDPSTVFRLIAEEASKLTGAESALVAIPLDEEAAEAEVSELLVVETIGPTMACLSGETLPVTGSPVGEAFSMREPQRVDRLTLSGVRAAGPALILPLRTADAVAGVVVVMRHTTTPPFNTEQLDMMAAFADQAALAWQLATTQRRMHELDVVTDRDRIARDLHDHVIQRLFAVGLSLQGTIPRSRDATVQHRLSDAVDDLQAIIGEIRTTIFDLHGVASAATPLRQRLDNAVAQFSGSGLHTTVQFVGPLSVVEPGLADHAEAVVSEAVSNTVRHSGATAVTVQIKVEDDLSIEVSDNGRGLPEVINRSGLANLRQRAEQAGGTFSVASAPGGGTVLRWAAPLVS; from the coding sequence ATGACTGACGACGCACCCGAGGAAGGTCCGAACCCCCTGCGCGACAAACTTTCTCATTTGCAACTGCGCGAACTGCTGGTCGGTGTGCAAGACCGGGTGCAGCAGATCGTGGAGGGCCGCGACCGTCTCGACGGGCTGCTGGCGGCGATGCTGGCCGTCACCTCGGGCTTGGAACTCGACGAGACCCTGCGCACCATCGTGCAGACCGCTACCAATCTGGTCGATGCCAAATACGGTGCGCTGGAAGTACACGATCGCCACCGCCGAATGCAGCAGTTCGTCTACGAGGGCATCGACGACGACACGTTCGTCAAGATCGGCCGGCTGCCCCAGCAGGTGGGGGTGGTCGGTCTGCTGATCGACGAACCCCAAACCCTGCGACTGGACGACCTGTCCAAACACCCTGCCTCCATAGGTTTTCCACCACACCATCCATTGATGCGGACATTCCTCGGCGTGCCGGTGGGCGTGGGCGGCGAAGTCGTGGGCAATCTCTACCTCGCCGAGAAGGCCAACGGACAGCCATTCAGCGAAGACGACGAGGTGCTGGTTCAGGCGCTGGCCGCCGCCGCTGGGATCGCGATTGCCAACGCCCGGTTATACGCGCAGGCCAAGGCGCGGCAATCCTGGATCGAATCCACCCACGGCATCGCGACCGAGCTGCTGTCGGGAACCGACCCCTCCACGGTGTTCCGGCTGATCGCTGAGGAGGCCAGCAAGCTCACCGGTGCCGAGTCGGCGCTGGTGGCCATCCCGCTGGACGAGGAAGCCGCCGAAGCGGAGGTCAGCGAACTCCTGGTGGTCGAAACCATCGGGCCGACAATGGCTTGCCTGTCCGGGGAAACCCTCCCGGTGACCGGCTCACCGGTCGGCGAGGCCTTCTCGATGCGGGAGCCGCAGCGAGTCGACCGGCTGACGCTGAGCGGTGTGCGCGCGGCCGGACCTGCCCTGATACTTCCGCTGCGCACCGCCGACGCGGTGGCCGGAGTGGTCGTGGTGATGCGGCACACCACCACTCCCCCGTTCAACACCGAGCAACTCGACATGATGGCTGCGTTCGCCGATCAGGCCGCGCTGGCTTGGCAGCTGGCCACCACGCAGCGCCGCATGCACGAACTCGACGTGGTCACCGACCGGGACCGGATCGCCCGCGACCTGCACGACCATGTGATCCAACGGCTGTTCGCCGTGGGGTTGTCATTGCAGGGCACCATTCCACGCAGCCGGGATGCCACGGTGCAGCACCGGCTCTCCGATGCGGTCGACGACCTGCAGGCGATCATCGGCGAGATCCGCACCACGATCTTCGACCTGCACGGCGTCGCCTCCGCGGCGACACCATTGCGGCAGCGACTGGACAACGCGGTGGCCCAATTCTCCGGATCGGGACTGCACACCACCGTGCAGTTCGTGGGCCCGCTCTCGGTGGTGGAGCCGGGTCTGGCCGATCACGCCGAGGCGGTGGTCTCCGAGGCGGTCAGCAATACGGTCAGGCATTCGGGCGCCACCGCAGTGACCGTGCAGATCAAGGTCGAAGACGACCTGAGCATCGAGGTCAGCGACAACGGCCGCGGGCTGCCCGAGGTGATCAACCGCAGCGGCCTGGCCAACCTGCGGCAGCGCGCCGAGCAGGCGGGCGGAACCTTCAGCGTCGCATCGGCCCCCGGTGGCGGGACGGTGCTGCGCTGGGCCGCTCCCCTGGTGTCGTAG
- a CDS encoding slipin family protein, which yields MITVLALAIVALAVLAYFALNVVREYERGVVFRMGHARPLYQPGLKFLFPLVDKMIRVDQRVVTLTIPPQEVITRDNVPARVNAVVMFQVTDPIKAIMEVENYAVATSQIAQTTLRSLLGRADLDTLLAHRDDLNADLRTIIDKQTEPWGVQVRVVEIKDVEIPESMQRAMAREAEAERERRAKVINARGELQASEELSQAAERLSQNPASLQLRYLQTLLELGADQNSTVVFPLPVDIITPFLGGAAEALRAAKRNT from the coding sequence CTGATCACCGTGCTGGCGCTGGCCATCGTGGCACTGGCCGTGCTGGCATATTTCGCGCTGAACGTGGTGCGCGAGTACGAACGCGGCGTGGTGTTCCGGATGGGCCACGCCCGCCCGCTCTACCAGCCAGGACTGAAGTTCCTGTTCCCCTTGGTGGACAAAATGATTCGGGTCGATCAGCGGGTGGTCACCCTGACCATTCCCCCGCAGGAGGTGATCACCCGCGACAATGTCCCGGCCCGGGTCAACGCCGTGGTGATGTTCCAGGTCACCGACCCGATCAAGGCGATCATGGAGGTCGAGAACTACGCCGTGGCCACCTCGCAGATCGCCCAGACCACGCTGCGTTCCCTGTTGGGCCGAGCGGACCTGGACACCCTGCTGGCGCACCGCGACGATCTCAACGCCGACCTGCGCACGATCATCGACAAGCAGACTGAGCCGTGGGGCGTGCAGGTGCGGGTGGTGGAGATCAAGGACGTGGAGATCCCCGAGTCGATGCAGCGGGCGATGGCCCGCGAGGCCGAGGCCGAACGCGAGCGCCGGGCGAAGGTGATCAACGCCCGCGGCGAGCTACAGGCCTCCGAGGAACTCAGCCAGGCCGCCGAGCGGCTTTCGCAGAACCCGGCATCGCTGCAACTGCGTTACCTACAAACCCTTTTGGAACTCGGGGCGGACCAGAACTCCACCGTGGTGTTCCCCCTGCCGGTGGACATCATCACTCCGTTCCTAGGCGGTGCGGCCGAGGCACTGCGCGCCGCCAAGCGCAACACGTAG
- the hpf gene encoding ribosome hibernation-promoting factor, HPF/YfiA family produces MANQFVETSAASVDVDERPDQSGAEIVVKGRNVEIPDHFRVYVAQKLARVERLDRSIRLFDVELKHANNRRQRKSCQQIDITAHGRGPVVRGEARADSFYAAFEAAIDRLESRLRRDKGRRNVSYGDKTPVSVAEATGVTNLEPEFLAAAFNRDGTAEPDHREAAGHSDGHEHEPGQIVRTKEHTATPMSVDDALYEMELVGHDFFLFQDKETDQASVVYRRHAYDYGLIRLV; encoded by the coding sequence ATGGCAAATCAATTTGTGGAAACCAGCGCGGCGTCAGTTGACGTGGACGAGCGGCCCGATCAGTCGGGGGCGGAGATCGTGGTCAAGGGGCGTAACGTCGAAATTCCAGACCATTTCCGGGTTTACGTCGCGCAGAAGTTGGCCCGCGTGGAGCGATTGGACCGCTCGATTCGCCTGTTCGATGTCGAGCTCAAGCACGCCAATAATCGACGCCAGCGAAAATCCTGCCAGCAGATCGACATCACCGCGCACGGCCGCGGTCCGGTGGTCCGCGGGGAAGCCCGCGCCGACAGTTTCTATGCCGCGTTCGAGGCCGCGATCGATCGACTGGAGAGCCGGTTGCGCCGCGACAAGGGCCGCCGCAATGTCTCCTACGGCGACAAGACGCCAGTGTCGGTGGCGGAGGCCACCGGTGTCACCAACTTGGAGCCGGAGTTCCTCGCCGCCGCATTCAATCGGGACGGCACCGCCGAACCGGACCACCGCGAGGCGGCCGGGCACAGCGACGGTCACGAGCATGAGCCCGGTCAGATCGTGCGCACCAAAGAACACACCGCGACGCCCATGTCGGTCGACGACGCGCTCTACGAGATGGAGCTCGTCGGCCACGATTTCTTCCTGTTCCAGGACAAGGAGACCGACCAGGCATCGGTGGTCTACCGACGGCACGCCTACGACTACGGCTTGATTCGTTTGGTCTGA
- a CDS encoding SDR family NAD(P)-dependent oxidoreductase, translating into MDASALNALFDLTGRTAIVTGGTRGIGLSVAHGLAAAGANVVVASRKPDACEQAAEQLRQAGAQAIGVPTHLGDGEAIEALVDATVERFGGVDIVINNAANALALPLGEITSEALNKSFAVNLQGPVFLVQAALPHLRKSEHAAIVNVVSAGAFVYSPATSMYSAAKAALVSFTRSMAAELASSRIRVNAIAPGPVNTDMVRNNPPEFIAALQAATLQQRIAEPDEMVGPVLLLVSDAGSYITGQTIHADGGMVAR; encoded by the coding sequence GTGGACGCCTCTGCCCTCAACGCGTTGTTCGACCTGACCGGACGCACCGCCATCGTCACCGGCGGCACGCGCGGCATCGGACTGTCGGTCGCGCACGGACTGGCTGCGGCCGGCGCCAACGTGGTGGTGGCCAGCCGCAAACCCGACGCGTGCGAGCAGGCTGCCGAGCAGCTGCGCCAGGCCGGCGCACAGGCCATCGGGGTGCCGACCCACCTCGGTGACGGCGAGGCGATCGAGGCGCTGGTCGATGCCACAGTCGAGCGGTTCGGCGGGGTCGACATCGTCATCAACAACGCCGCCAATGCGCTGGCGCTGCCGTTGGGCGAGATCACCTCGGAGGCGTTGAACAAATCGTTCGCGGTCAATCTGCAGGGGCCGGTCTTTCTGGTTCAGGCGGCGCTACCGCATCTGCGCAAGAGCGAGCACGCGGCCATCGTCAACGTGGTGTCGGCCGGCGCCTTCGTCTATTCGCCGGCGACGTCGATGTACTCGGCTGCCAAGGCCGCATTGGTTTCCTTCACCCGGTCCATGGCGGCAGAGCTGGCGTCATCGCGGATCCGGGTCAACGCGATCGCCCCCGGACCGGTCAATACGGACATGGTGCGGAACAACCCGCCGGAGTTCATCGCAGCATTGCAGGCTGCCACGCTGCAGCAGCGCATTGCCGAACCCGACGAAATGGTCGGTCCGGTACTGCTTCTCGTCTCCGACGCGGGCAGCTACATCACCGGCCAGACCATCCACGCCGACGGCGGGATGGTGGCGCGGTAG
- the dosR gene encoding hypoxia response regulator transcription factor DosR/DevR — protein sequence MIRVFLVDDHEVVRRGLIDLLGADPELDVVGEAGSVAEALARIPSLSPDVAVLDVRLPDGNGIELCRDLLSRMPELRCLILTSFTSDEAMLDAILAGASGYIVKDIKGMELAHAVKEVGAGRSLLDNRAAAALMAKLRGAAAKPDPLSGLSEQERTLLSLLAEGLTNKQIADRMFLAEKTVKNYVSRLLAKLGMERRTQAAVFATKLERARND from the coding sequence GTGATCAGAGTCTTTCTGGTAGACGATCACGAAGTGGTGCGGCGCGGCCTGATCGACCTGCTCGGCGCCGATCCCGAACTGGATGTGGTCGGTGAGGCCGGTTCGGTGGCCGAAGCCCTGGCCCGCATACCCTCGCTGTCTCCGGATGTCGCGGTGCTCGATGTCCGGCTGCCGGACGGCAACGGCATCGAACTCTGCCGTGACCTGCTGTCGCGAATGCCCGAACTACGTTGCCTGATCCTGACCTCCTTCACCTCCGATGAGGCCATGCTCGACGCCATCCTGGCCGGCGCCAGCGGCTACATCGTCAAGGACATCAAGGGCATGGAGCTTGCCCACGCGGTCAAGGAAGTCGGCGCCGGACGTTCGCTGCTCGACAACCGCGCCGCAGCAGCCCTGATGGCCAAACTGCGCGGCGCCGCCGCCAAACCCGATCCGCTGTCGGGCCTGTCCGAACAGGAGCGGACACTGCTGAGTCTGCTCGCCGAAGGCCTGACCAACAAGCAGATAGCCGACCGGATGTTCCTGGCGGAGAAGACCGTCAAGAACTACGTGTCACGGCTTTTGGCCAAACTGGGCATGGAACGTCGCACCCAGGCAGCGGTCTTCGCCACCAAACTCGAGCGCGCACGGAATGACTGA
- a CDS encoding carboxymuconolactone decarboxylase family protein: MPRLREIPRAEVTDEQILFFYDRLFGAGVDPLDPLDAEAPAGHRTIHGTPGDWWTVFAQAPQVFSHAVRGFALYRKASLDPLLRELGQARAGYARGSQFVFSQHCKQMRSLGMSEEKIAALPSWQVSDAFSGLERAVLAYTDALVYDGGRVADEIFAVLQAHLSDREIMELTYITCMYDMHATICRALRLEFDDRAEPIVEVQVPEGVAVADLSADLAGD, translated from the coding sequence ATGCCCCGACTCCGCGAGATCCCGCGCGCCGAAGTGACCGACGAGCAGATCTTGTTCTTCTACGACCGACTGTTCGGCGCGGGCGTAGATCCCCTGGACCCCCTAGACGCCGAAGCTCCCGCCGGCCACCGCACCATCCACGGGACACCGGGGGACTGGTGGACGGTTTTCGCCCAGGCGCCGCAGGTGTTCTCTCATGCCGTGCGCGGTTTCGCCCTGTATCGCAAAGCCTCGCTGGACCCGTTGTTGCGCGAGCTCGGCCAGGCCCGCGCCGGCTATGCCCGCGGCAGCCAGTTCGTCTTCTCCCAGCACTGCAAACAGATGCGTTCGCTGGGGATGTCCGAGGAGAAGATCGCCGCGTTGCCGTCCTGGCAGGTCAGTGACGCCTTCTCCGGGCTCGAGCGCGCGGTGCTGGCCTACACCGATGCCCTGGTCTACGACGGGGGCCGGGTGGCCGACGAGATCTTCGCGGTGCTGCAGGCGCACCTGTCGGATCGCGAGATCATGGAGCTGACCTACATCACCTGCATGTATGACATGCACGCCACCATCTGCCGTGCGCTGCGGCTGGAGTTCGACGACCGCGCCGAGCCGATCGTGGAGGTCCAGGTGCCCGAGGGGGTCGCGGTGGCCGACCTGTCGGCAGATCTGGCCGGGGACTAG